One window from the genome of Desulfovibrio legallii encodes:
- the hisC gene encoding histidinol-phosphate transaminase — MTPSSVRPEIAGLKPYAPGLSIAEIQEKYGLSQVIKLASNENPLGTPPLAVAALRRHAEGAFRYPQGGNPRLAAALGRRHRVEPARIVVGNGSDEILDLLIRVLAVPGRDNLVCCRPCFSIYPIQGQICGVEVRRTPLREDFSFDFGAMINLADSNTRLMFVTTPDNPSGHCPPRADVAQLARELAARAPQCLLVVDEAYMDFAPDPAASSLLESGELPENAAFMRTFSKQYGLAGLRVGYGVLPRDLADYLWRARLPFSVNVLAEEAALAALEDSAFYAATQETVRTGRDALTVGLTALGCSVWPSAANFLMFRLPEAAPAAAVCFEALLRRGIIIRPLTSYGLPDLLRVSVGDARENRAFLNALDAILNAARQGGAA, encoded by the coding sequence ATGACCCCCAGCAGCGTCCGGCCGGAAATCGCCGGTCTCAAACCCTATGCGCCCGGCCTTTCCATCGCGGAAATTCAGGAAAAATACGGGCTTTCCCAGGTCATCAAGCTGGCCAGCAACGAAAACCCCCTGGGCACGCCCCCCCTGGCCGTCGCCGCCCTTCGCCGCCACGCGGAAGGGGCCTTCCGCTACCCGCAGGGCGGCAATCCGCGCCTGGCCGCCGCCCTGGGCCGCCGCCACCGGGTGGAGCCCGCCCGCATTGTGGTGGGCAACGGCTCGGACGAAATCCTGGATCTGCTCATCCGGGTGCTGGCCGTGCCGGGCCGGGATAATCTGGTCTGCTGCCGCCCCTGCTTCAGCATCTATCCCATCCAGGGTCAGATCTGCGGCGTGGAGGTGCGCCGCACCCCCCTGCGGGAAGATTTTTCCTTCGATTTCGGTGCCATGATCAATCTGGCGGACAGCAACACCCGCCTTATGTTCGTGACCACGCCCGACAACCCATCCGGCCACTGCCCGCCCCGTGCGGATGTGGCGCAGCTGGCGCGCGAGCTGGCGGCCCGCGCGCCCCAGTGCCTGCTGGTGGTGGACGAAGCCTATATGGATTTTGCCCCGGACCCGGCCGCATCCTCCCTGCTGGAAAGCGGCGAACTGCCAGAAAACGCCGCCTTTATGCGGACATTTTCCAAACAGTACGGCCTGGCGGGCCTGCGCGTGGGCTACGGCGTGCTGCCGCGCGACCTGGCGGACTACCTCTGGCGCGCGCGGCTGCCTTTTTCCGTCAACGTGCTGGCCGAGGAAGCCGCCCTGGCCGCCCTGGAGGACAGCGCCTTCTACGCCGCCACCCAGGAAACCGTGCGCACCGGGCGCGATGCGCTCACCGTAGGCCTTACGGCGCTGGGCTGCAGCGTGTGGCCCAGCGCGGCCAACTTCCTCATGTTCCGCCTGCCCGAGGCCGCGCCCGCTGCGGCCGTCTGCTTTGAGGCGTTGTTGCGCCGCGGGATCATCATCCGCCCCCTGACCAGCTACGGCCTGCCCGACCTTTTGCGCGTCAGCGTGGGCGACGCGCGGGAAAACCGCGCTTTTCTCAACGCCCTGGACGCCATCCTGAACGCGGCCCGCCAAGGGGGTGCGGCATGA